From the genome of Chloroherpetonaceae bacterium, one region includes:
- a CDS encoding helicase-related protein, which translates to MKSNFKLIDNSSKDYLLSETLKNLFKNPSVSEVSIATGYWDLPAIALLQSELSYFFNRGNTRLHLLLGEEPSVRSYQIKNPSKPDPDFPQKYLKRDLETLSFKDEYSSAAKLLQEFSSENADSRFEIRVYKKSFLHAKCYIFGSEEENAIGIIGSSNFTKQGLEGNLELNQVEDNNATVNYIRKNISQHPSHRSWFESLWQESEPWTKVFVEEILTLSRHGSMCYSPYEMYIHSLYRIFGEDLNDEKNSVFDKETEDENSPTLFPFQVKNSNSLIKKLERQSVAMLSDSVGLGKTYTAIKVISYYKNIKNQRVVIVAPASLIPQWQSAFNDFQFAHLPEIYSLQDIAKIKQTREVYNIPIGLFVFDESHNLRGSGGDRFKEFIDWRRLNPNSKTLLLTATPINNQLTDLTNQIMLGSGGEFQTIGKFYDRSRSEYITFEDRIQSIQKEIKRQIRETRSVDYSGLREQLTPLLNKVIVKRTRQGIEKEYPEGLEINGKKVKFPQSIPDNLEYEVPNQYRSDLLKLSKEYPLLSEALNFNIDSLAELKFLAHPLDLFDHYSKREKPIHSSLEIIYSAILCLGFPCYRYNIYRHEYYGINRDDLNLDVDDNRLLTRQIGIYGIFRTVFLKRLESSIFSIQKSIITYEKKLTDFKNNLLKYNRIFSIKNLDALNKVLDSYNEQNAEEDELDIDIDSFDFGENAPIEASNAHFRIETLKEDIEKDLRLLDILKKQIQLLIKKDDKIAVLAKHLNTNDDRKVLVFTYFADTLQYLKEHLPQLLTKGKNVEFALGTKNEVENFACRFAPNAKKYALKQGEKEIDYLLATDKLSEGQNLQDCGMIVNYDLHWNPVRMIQRNGRINRIGSPFEEIFIYNFRPTEQLESYLNLVSKLQDKINLIRYSVGTDQSVLDEEPISQEFSEDLYSRDEQKRLAAFQRIFETSELLATDDIFLEDLREFDRNTNFSESYKQSIINLPKGKWGKIQRKKDDDGFNYLVHFSAGTDTTESSGYFFLFKRQKSEIIPEQITLNEGLLYIKASVEQNKRFRDNFKEKAPFETYLEHFKEYYQIPIAQHNNRFNEAHREAIGTLLRRMITLGYAENDIMKVDDFINHTSNSFLIKETRRLIRDINRANRRGNAFDDGIIQTFLKFSEQPNSSTGEEIPSLADVLQVFTV; encoded by the coding sequence ATGAAAAGCAATTTTAAGCTTATTGATAATTCAAGCAAAGATTACCTCTTATCAGAAACCTTAAAGAATCTTTTCAAAAACCCATCGGTATCTGAAGTTTCAATTGCTACCGGTTACTGGGATTTACCAGCAATTGCTTTACTACAATCGGAACTATCTTATTTTTTTAATAGAGGAAATACTCGTTTGCACCTGCTTTTAGGTGAAGAACCAAGTGTGCGATCATATCAAATAAAAAATCCTTCAAAACCAGATCCCGATTTTCCTCAGAAGTACCTCAAAAGAGATCTTGAAACCTTAAGCTTTAAAGACGAGTATTCTTCTGCAGCAAAGCTCCTTCAAGAATTTTCTTCTGAAAATGCTGACAGCCGTTTTGAAATACGCGTATATAAAAAGTCATTTCTCCACGCGAAGTGCTACATCTTTGGCTCTGAAGAAGAAAATGCGATTGGAATAATTGGGAGCTCAAATTTCACTAAACAGGGACTCGAAGGAAATTTAGAGCTCAATCAGGTGGAAGACAATAACGCAACGGTTAATTATATCCGAAAAAACATCTCCCAACATCCTTCGCATCGCTCTTGGTTCGAAAGTCTTTGGCAAGAAAGTGAACCTTGGACAAAGGTTTTTGTTGAAGAAATTCTGACATTAAGCCGACACGGCTCTATGTGTTATAGCCCATATGAAATGTATATCCACTCACTTTACAGGATTTTTGGAGAAGACTTAAACGATGAGAAAAATTCTGTCTTCGATAAAGAAACAGAAGACGAAAATTCACCCACACTTTTTCCTTTTCAGGTTAAAAATTCAAATTCACTGATTAAAAAACTTGAACGCCAAAGTGTGGCAATGCTTTCTGATTCAGTAGGGTTAGGTAAAACTTACACGGCAATAAAGGTCATTTCTTATTATAAAAACATCAAAAATCAACGTGTGGTAATTGTTGCACCTGCAAGCCTCATACCGCAGTGGCAATCAGCATTTAATGACTTTCAATTTGCCCACTTACCTGAAATTTACAGTTTACAGGATATTGCCAAAATCAAGCAAACTCGAGAAGTTTACAACATCCCAATCGGGTTATTTGTGTTTGATGAAAGCCATAACCTTCGTGGAAGCGGCGGAGATAGGTTCAAAGAATTTATCGACTGGCGAAGGCTTAACCCAAATTCAAAAACACTTTTACTGACTGCAACACCCATAAACAACCAACTCACTGATCTTACCAATCAAATCATGCTGGGATCGGGAGGCGAGTTTCAAACTATCGGTAAGTTTTATGATCGATCACGAAGCGAATACATCACCTTCGAAGACCGAATACAAAGCATTCAAAAAGAAATTAAAAGACAAATTCGTGAAACAAGGTCTGTTGATTACAGCGGTTTAAGAGAACAACTTACCCCTCTCTTAAACAAAGTAATTGTAAAACGTACCCGGCAAGGAATCGAAAAAGAATACCCTGAGGGACTTGAAATCAATGGAAAAAAAGTAAAATTTCCTCAGTCAATTCCAGACAATTTAGAGTACGAAGTTCCCAATCAATACCGTTCCGATCTTCTTAAACTTTCTAAAGAATATCCTTTACTATCTGAGGCTTTGAATTTCAATATCGATAGCTTAGCCGAACTCAAGTTTCTTGCACATCCACTTGACCTCTTTGACCATTATTCAAAAAGAGAAAAACCAATTCACTCATCTCTCGAAATTATCTATTCTGCAATTCTTTGCCTTGGTTTCCCTTGCTATCGCTATAATATTTACCGCCACGAATACTACGGGATTAATCGAGACGATCTTAATCTTGATGTCGATGATAACCGGCTTTTAACTCGCCAAATCGGGATTTACGGTATTTTTAGAACGGTATTCCTAAAGCGGCTGGAATCATCAATTTTTTCAATTCAAAAATCCATCATCACTTACGAAAAAAAGCTAACCGATTTCAAAAACAATCTCTTGAAATACAATCGCATTTTTTCGATAAAAAACTTAGACGCTCTCAATAAAGTGCTTGATTCCTATAACGAACAAAATGCCGAGGAAGATGAACTCGATATTGATATTGATTCCTTTGACTTTGGCGAGAATGCACCTATTGAAGCAAGCAACGCGCACTTTAGAATCGAAACTCTCAAAGAAGACATCGAAAAAGACCTCCGCCTTCTTGACATCTTAAAAAAGCAAATTCAATTGCTGATCAAAAAAGATGATAAGATTGCGGTTCTAGCAAAACACCTCAATACAAATGACGATCGAAAAGTATTAGTCTTTACCTACTTTGCCGATACTCTTCAGTATCTCAAAGAACATCTCCCCCAACTTCTGACGAAAGGAAAAAATGTGGAGTTTGCACTCGGTACAAAAAATGAGGTTGAAAACTTTGCTTGCCGTTTTGCTCCAAACGCGAAGAAATACGCCTTGAAGCAGGGTGAAAAAGAAATTGATTACTTACTCGCTACCGATAAACTCTCTGAAGGGCAAAACCTTCAAGATTGCGGAATGATTGTCAACTATGATTTGCATTGGAATCCGGTTCGTATGATTCAGCGCAATGGCCGTATAAATCGTATTGGGAGCCCGTTTGAAGAAATATTCATCTATAATTTCAGACCAACCGAGCAACTTGAAAGCTATTTGAATTTGGTTAGTAAACTTCAAGATAAGATTAATCTCATACGCTATTCCGTCGGCACAGACCAAAGCGTTCTTGACGAAGAGCCTATCTCACAGGAATTTTCCGAAGACCTTTACAGCCGCGATGAACAAAAACGACTCGCCGCGTTTCAACGCATCTTTGAAACCTCCGAATTACTGGCTACCGATGACATCTTCCTCGAAGACTTACGAGAATTTGACCGAAACACCAATTTCTCAGAATCTTATAAACAAAGCATTATCAACCTTCCTAAAGGGAAATGGGGCAAAATCCAGCGGAAGAAAGACGATGACGGGTTTAATTATTTGGTTCATTTTTCTGCAGGTACTGATACAACAGAGTCTTCCGGCTATTTTTTCCTCTTTAAACGCCAAAAAAGCGAAATTATCCCGGAGCAGATTACGCTTAATGAAGGACTTCTCTATATAAAAGCATCAGTTGAACAAAATAAACGCTTCAGAGATAACTTCAAAGAAAAAGCACCTTTCGAAACCTACTTAGAGCATTTCAAAGAGTATTACCAAATTCCGATTGCTCAGCACAATAATCGTTTCAATGAAGCCCATCGTGAAGCAATCGGCACGCTGCTTCGCCGTATGATTACTTTAGGGTATGCCGAAAACGATATTATGAAAGTCGATGATTTCATTAATCATACCTCGAATTCCTTTTTAATCAAAGAAACCAGACGCCTTATTCGTGACATCAACCGCGCCAATCGCCGTGGGAACGCGTTTGATGATGGCATTATTCAAACGTTCTTAAAGTTTTCAGAACAACCCAATTCTTCAACAGGAGAAGAAATACCAAGCTTAGCTGATGTTCTCCAAGTGTTCACCGTCTAA
- a CDS encoding tetratricopeptide repeat protein, with product MKRFSLLLLTFLLLSESLNAQTRNISIDSLLNLGIARFQSGSYNRAILDFTDVLQRDPKNYTALMKRGEVRRVIGDSLGSLYDYSTVIKFYPDSAEPFFQRALCYNALGNFVEAQIDFNQAVQLSPNTPNYVYERGLTRIALKNFEGAIADFTQFLKHSPRNSKAYYNRGYCYFQLRNPEAAVKDLSESIVIEPSPEAYYQRALIKEFYRKYNDAILDYDNALNLDANYDEARYARGILLSNLGNNQGMKDLAEISLKGNQKAKNALKAYQNSQQDSMKVYQVPEIVVEAMTPEYQENLAIIKRIAQLSNAAIASFASNSRIDVRTSPFLRTGGLEGLSGQWTMHDGVCNQSLINSQAFTEMSIYCIVYVLRQKVNKRHDTEAMKKMRDVEDILTQIDHERISFIMTPLDGTISRLRLLAIEIQKAIGSLQARMNKIQEQKANLK from the coding sequence ATGAAACGATTCAGTCTCCTACTTCTTACCTTTTTGTTATTATCAGAAAGTCTAAATGCTCAAACAAGGAATATTTCAATTGATAGTCTATTGAATCTTGGCATAGCAAGATTTCAATCAGGTTCATACAATCGCGCAATACTGGACTTTACAGATGTTCTTCAAAGAGACCCTAAAAACTATACTGCTTTGATGAAACGAGGAGAAGTAAGGCGAGTAATCGGTGATTCTCTTGGATCGCTTTATGATTATTCAACTGTCATTAAATTCTACCCCGATAGCGCCGAGCCCTTTTTTCAAAGAGCGTTATGCTACAATGCTCTTGGGAATTTTGTTGAGGCACAAATTGACTTTAACCAAGCCGTTCAGTTATCCCCTAATACACCGAACTACGTATATGAAAGGGGACTTACCCGAATTGCATTAAAGAATTTTGAAGGGGCAATTGCCGATTTTACCCAGTTTTTAAAACACAGCCCGCGAAATTCAAAAGCATATTACAATAGAGGATATTGTTACTTCCAACTTAGAAATCCCGAAGCGGCAGTGAAAGATCTCTCAGAATCCATTGTTATAGAACCTTCACCGGAAGCGTATTATCAACGCGCTTTAATAAAGGAATTCTACCGAAAGTACAACGATGCAATTTTGGATTATGATAATGCCCTCAATCTTGATGCAAATTACGATGAAGCAAGGTATGCACGTGGAATTTTACTCTCAAATCTTGGAAATAATCAAGGAATGAAAGATTTGGCGGAAATAAGTCTTAAGGGGAATCAAAAAGCAAAAAACGCTCTTAAGGCATACCAAAATTCTCAGCAAGATTCAATGAAGGTGTATCAAGTCCCGGAAATCGTTGTTGAAGCAATGACACCGGAGTATCAAGAAAATTTAGCAATAATTAAAAGAATTGCTCAGTTAAGCAATGCAGCAATAGCCTCTTTCGCTTCTAACTCAAGAATTGATGTACGGACAAGTCCTTTCTTAAGAACAGGCGGTCTGGAGGGTCTTTCGGGTCAATGGACAATGCATGATGGCGTATGTAACCAAAGTCTCATTAACTCTCAAGCTTTTACAGAGATGAGTATTTATTGTATCGTTTATGTACTGCGTCAAAAAGTAAATAAACGTCATGATACAGAAGCGATGAAGAAAATGAGAGATGTGGAAGATATTCTGACTCAAATTGATCATGAACGAATTTCATTTATCATGACACCCTTAGATGGAACAATAAGCAGACTTCGTTTATTAGCAATTGAAATACAAAAGGCAATTGGAAGTCTTCAGGCCAGAATGAATAAGATTCAAGAACAAAAGGCAAACTTAAAATAG
- a CDS encoding DUF2283 domain-containing protein, producing the protein MKISYDKSVDILRIEFSGAKIKESDEIKKGLILDFDKDGNIVGLEMLHASNNLQFPLFIEVENEKMIQSIQ; encoded by the coding sequence ATGAAAATCAGTTATGATAAATCTGTGGATATATTGAGAATTGAATTTTCAGGTGCAAAAATTAAGGAATCAGATGAAATAAAGAAAGGTCTGATTCTAGACTTTGATAAAGATGGAAACATCGTAGGCCTTGAAATGCTTCATGCTTCGAATAACCTTCAATTCCCGTTATTCATAGAAGTTGAAAATGAGAAAATGATTCAAAGTATTCAATAA
- a CDS encoding bifunctional (p)ppGpp synthetase/guanosine-3',5'-bis(diphosphate) 3'-pyrophosphohydrolase, giving the protein MIAQIEPQHYVKLDELLSLCREKLHRFDEDLIRRAFFLCYRAHSEEKRASGEPYFFHPVEVAKIMLNELPLDDVSVAAALLHDVIEDTDYSLDDLNEEFGEEVAAIVEGLTKIAGFFANREIKEAESFRKMLLSMINDIRVILIKFCDRLHNMRTLDALPPHRQLKIALETRDIYAPFANRFGLGRMKSELEDLAFKYIDREAYETLSSQINFQDKDRQNYLARFAATIEKELHKRNFKFSIAYRPKHLYSIHKKIVDKGKSFDQIYDLYAIRIILDTDNSSECFAVYGYITQQFTPIPERFKDYISVPKHNGYQSLHTTVVGPNGQLIEIQIRTKKMDEFAESGVAAHWRYKEKITTDDKAFDNVLKWARELIENASSPREFMEGFRMNLYQDEIYIFTPKGDMKMLPVGSTPLDFAFEIHTEVGSKCIGAKVNGKIVTISTKLKSGDQVEIITSKNQTPKPDWEKIVVTHRAKVKIRQLLNDQRRKEIEEGKSLWTKAVQKTKKVFSEGDIAKIARRFGINTAQDFFQALATKQIDPESVKVEVETPEQKAEKQLAEFESFVKEARFETDEQSEVTGSAIVIEGLKNIAFAYGKCCNPVPGDDIIGLVTAGGVVKVHRRNCKNMTDENLTRSPKVVSVRWRNTKENNFLAGLKIFGEDKIGMTNNITQAILKAETNIRSITLNAKDGMFEGTVILQVKNTDHLSRLVEKIKRVEGVFKVERFSKS; this is encoded by the coding sequence ATGATTGCACAAATTGAACCGCAGCACTATGTCAAACTTGATGAGTTGCTTTCGCTATGCCGCGAAAAGCTTCATCGGTTTGACGAGGATTTGATTCGCCGTGCGTTTTTTTTGTGTTACCGTGCTCATAGTGAGGAGAAACGTGCTTCCGGAGAGCCCTATTTCTTTCACCCCGTTGAGGTTGCAAAAATCATGCTGAACGAACTCCCGCTTGATGATGTCTCTGTCGCCGCCGCGCTTTTGCATGATGTGATTGAAGATACCGATTACAGCCTTGACGACTTGAATGAAGAGTTTGGTGAGGAAGTCGCGGCGATTGTTGAAGGACTGACCAAAATTGCCGGCTTTTTTGCCAATCGTGAAATCAAAGAAGCAGAATCTTTTCGCAAAATGCTGCTTTCAATGATTAACGACATCCGAGTGATTCTCATCAAGTTTTGCGATCGGTTGCACAATATGCGTACACTCGATGCACTACCACCGCACCGCCAGTTGAAAATCGCACTTGAAACTCGTGATATCTACGCGCCCTTTGCTAATCGCTTTGGGCTTGGAAGAATGAAATCGGAGTTAGAAGATTTGGCCTTTAAGTACATCGATCGCGAAGCCTACGAAACCCTGTCTTCTCAAATCAATTTTCAGGATAAAGATCGTCAAAATTATTTAGCGCGCTTTGCCGCTACGATTGAAAAGGAACTGCATAAACGGAATTTTAAGTTCAGCATCGCTTACCGACCGAAACACCTTTACTCGATTCATAAAAAGATTGTCGATAAAGGAAAAAGTTTCGATCAAATCTATGATCTTTACGCCATCAGAATTATTCTCGACACTGATAACTCTTCAGAATGCTTTGCCGTTTACGGGTACATTACACAGCAATTCACACCAATTCCGGAACGCTTTAAAGATTATATCTCAGTTCCCAAACATAACGGGTATCAATCCCTTCATACCACGGTTGTCGGACCCAATGGCCAATTAATTGAAATCCAGATTCGAACCAAGAAGATGGATGAATTCGCCGAAAGCGGGGTTGCCGCGCATTGGCGGTATAAAGAGAAAATCACAACCGATGATAAAGCCTTTGATAATGTGCTGAAATGGGCACGCGAACTCATTGAAAACGCCTCCTCGCCGCGCGAGTTTATGGAAGGCTTTCGAATGAATTTGTATCAAGATGAAATCTACATTTTCACACCAAAAGGTGATATGAAAATGCTCCCGGTGGGTTCAACCCCACTTGATTTTGCGTTTGAAATTCATACCGAAGTGGGTTCAAAATGTATTGGGGCTAAAGTTAACGGAAAGATTGTAACGATTTCTACCAAACTAAAATCGGGCGATCAAGTCGAAATCATTACCTCAAAAAATCAAACGCCAAAACCCGATTGGGAAAAGATTGTTGTTACACATCGCGCGAAGGTAAAAATTCGACAATTGCTCAACGATCAGCGCAGAAAGGAAATTGAAGAAGGCAAAAGCCTTTGGACGAAAGCCGTTCAAAAAACAAAAAAAGTTTTTTCAGAAGGTGATATCGCAAAAATCGCTCGCCGGTTTGGAATCAACACAGCGCAAGATTTCTTTCAAGCGCTTGCAACAAAGCAAATTGACCCCGAGTCGGTTAAAGTCGAAGTTGAGACGCCTGAGCAAAAAGCTGAAAAGCAATTGGCAGAGTTTGAAAGTTTTGTTAAAGAAGCGCGTTTTGAAACTGATGAACAATCAGAGGTTACTGGATCGGCTATCGTAATTGAAGGGCTTAAAAATATTGCCTTTGCTTACGGCAAGTGCTGCAATCCCGTTCCGGGGGATGATATTATCGGGTTGGTGACAGCCGGCGGTGTGGTGAAAGTTCACCGCCGAAACTGCAAAAACATGACCGATGAAAACCTTACCCGCAGCCCTAAAGTCGTGAGCGTACGCTGGCGCAATACAAAAGAAAACAACTTCCTTGCCGGACTTAAAATTTTCGGAGAAGATAAAATTGGAATGACGAATAACATTACCCAAGCCATCTTAAAGGCAGAAACCAATATCCGCTCTATCACTCTCAATGCAAAAGACGGAATGTTTGAAGGCACCGTGATTCTTCAAGTCAAAAACACCGATCATCTCTCCCGCCTCGTTGAAAAAATCAAACGCGTCGAGGGCGTTTTCAAGGTCGAGCGATTCTCGAAGAGCTGA
- a CDS encoding class I SAM-dependent methyltransferase, with product MKISLSPLQQGIVSFLESNEDWLRPILVEKMFQNVDLETEGNMLRNPNVIVPEYYLQDFHSVRGGYLNKDAALTYDPITSKILVPSEDMLRTETAARIPKTAKKVLDIGCGTGTATRAIATALPESQVTGVDLSPYMLAAAKMKAKSFNNISFLHANATELPFENESFDAVSASLLFHEMPKSAGELVIKEVLRVLKPGGTFTVFDGAQYNGVAKLGGNISSTLFLEPYAEEFLASNLAEMMSILGFKEVESTPIVVFYEIRQGIKS from the coding sequence ATGAAAATTTCTCTTTCACCGCTTCAACAAGGGATAGTCAGTTTTTTAGAATCCAATGAAGATTGGCTTCGCCCGATTTTAGTTGAAAAAATGTTTCAAAATGTCGATCTCGAAACTGAAGGTAACATGCTTCGAAATCCCAATGTGATAGTGCCCGAGTATTACCTTCAAGATTTTCATAGCGTTCGCGGCGGCTATTTGAATAAAGATGCAGCGCTCACCTACGACCCAATCACTTCAAAAATATTGGTGCCAAGCGAAGACATGCTTCGCACGGAAACGGCCGCTCGTATCCCCAAAACAGCGAAAAAAGTTTTGGACATAGGATGCGGAACGGGAACGGCAACACGTGCGATAGCAACAGCACTTCCCGAATCACAGGTAACAGGCGTTGACCTCTCGCCTTACATGCTTGCGGCAGCAAAAATGAAAGCAAAGTCATTTAACAATATTTCTTTTTTGCATGCCAATGCCACAGAGCTTCCATTTGAAAACGAAAGTTTTGATGCGGTTTCAGCATCGCTCTTATTTCATGAAATGCCAAAAAGTGCAGGAGAACTCGTAATCAAAGAAGTTCTTCGTGTTTTAAAGCCCGGGGGTACTTTTACAGTGTTTGACGGTGCTCAGTATAATGGCGTTGCAAAATTGGGTGGCAATATCAGTTCAACTTTATTTCTAGAACCTTATGCAGAGGAATTCCTTGCATCGAATCTTGCAGAAATGATGTCGATTTTAGGATTTAAGGAGGTTGAATCGACTCCGATTGTTGTATTTTATGAAATCAGACAGGGCATTAAATCATGA
- a CDS encoding ArsA family ATPase, whose protein sequence is MTLFEHFASKRLIIVGGKGGVGKTTIAAALSIMISQTHKTLVVSTDPAHSLSDSFRQSIGSEITKLSEKYPLFGLEISAEDAYRKFIDRYRNQLKLLFDSSTYFDEEDINEMLSVSIPGLDEVMSLKTIIDLLTENQFDRIIIDTAPTGHALRLLSMPDVLDTWIKMSAKMRWKYKEVIQTFKGSYTPDEGDDFLVEMKKSVKRIEAILKDKNACEFLPVMIPTEMSFAETERLILALQQEGINAEHLFINQVLPPKEAGIYFAQKVKEEQALIKRIQSKIDLTLHLVEQEPLEVRGMERLFAFASKNLK, encoded by the coding sequence GTGACATTATTTGAGCATTTTGCATCTAAACGCTTGATTATTGTTGGGGGAAAAGGCGGTGTGGGAAAAACGACCATTGCCGCCGCACTTTCGATAATGATCTCTCAAACCCACAAAACATTAGTTGTTTCTACAGACCCTGCCCACTCACTTTCAGATTCATTTCGCCAATCGATAGGAAGCGAAATCACCAAGCTTTCAGAAAAGTATCCGCTCTTTGGATTAGAGATTTCTGCTGAAGATGCGTATCGAAAATTTATTGATCGGTATCGCAATCAATTAAAACTTCTCTTTGATAGCTCAACATACTTCGATGAAGAGGATATCAATGAAATGCTCTCGGTCTCTATCCCGGGGCTTGATGAAGTAATGAGTTTGAAAACGATCATCGACCTTTTGACAGAAAATCAATTTGATCGAATCATCATTGATACCGCACCAACCGGACATGCGTTGCGTTTGCTTTCAATGCCGGATGTCTTGGATACTTGGATAAAAATGTCCGCTAAAATGCGTTGGAAATACAAAGAAGTCATTCAAACATTTAAGGGAAGTTATACACCGGATGAAGGAGATGATTTTTTAGTTGAGATGAAGAAATCGGTAAAGAGAATCGAAGCAATTCTGAAAGATAAGAACGCCTGCGAATTTTTGCCGGTCATGATTCCTACGGAAATGTCTTTTGCAGAAACAGAACGGTTAATCCTCGCTCTTCAACAAGAGGGAATAAATGCCGAGCATCTTTTTATCAATCAGGTTCTGCCTCCAAAAGAAGCTGGTATTTACTTTGCGCAAAAAGTAAAAGAAGAGCAGGCGCTGATAAAAAGGATACAATCGAAAATCGACTTGACTTTACACCTAGTCGAACAGGAGCCTTTAGAAGTAAGAGGAATGGAAAGGCTGTTTGCCTTTGCTTCGAAAAACTTGAAATGA
- the cdd gene encoding cytidine deaminase, which translates to MAKVTKSKKKTDQELIVDANEAMNRAIAPYSNFQVGAALECENGEIITGHNIESSSYSLTLCAERVAIFKALSEGHRSFKRIAIVASSGEICTPCGACRQILADFAPKAKIILSNKQGKMKRFQLRELLPHQFDASVLKS; encoded by the coding sequence ATGGCTAAAGTCACGAAGTCCAAAAAGAAAACAGATCAAGAGCTGATTGTTGACGCCAATGAAGCAATGAATCGTGCAATTGCACCATATTCCAATTTTCAAGTTGGTGCAGCGCTTGAGTGCGAGAATGGCGAAATCATAACCGGTCATAACATTGAAAGCTCATCATATAGTCTTACGCTCTGTGCCGAGCGAGTCGCCATTTTTAAGGCATTATCTGAAGGTCATCGAAGTTTCAAACGAATTGCTATTGTTGCAAGCTCAGGTGAAATCTGTACACCGTGCGGGGCTTGCCGGCAGATTCTTGCCGATTTTGCACCTAAAGCCAAAATTATTCTTTCCAATAAACAGGGAAAAATGAAACGCTTCCAATTGCGCGAATTATTACCGCACCAATTTGATGCGAGTGTACTTAAATCTTAA